From one Rhodamnia argentea isolate NSW1041297 chromosome 1, ASM2092103v1, whole genome shotgun sequence genomic stretch:
- the LOC115726012 gene encoding uncharacterized protein LOC115726012: MMGCLLGCFNASKHQRRHKSAQISPSKPQSQARALLPAGSTEKADSEALIEIKTDSCVSDEKQLEELSRGKKKVASDLNVKIHEVLPAVEEEEEEEVGVGDVWIEVKEAGERESESVCRSTSIESNGSSCALNNRYTNCASNDDELGRTDLEEMDVEEDGVGDGGVGVCGGEIAAQEESSESLFSLSIDSRKHFFVAEVGEKEEVNSPFPVKSSCGNELNRSAFNQNARLRSEHVDAALNPIENLPQRKAVTGRANSPVKNQDKENVHKGQEVLLSTGPKPTFTPANHLCKPSSNNSRFAGQEIAVDTSLSSWLVDSEATPKSKCSNDSVGNSPSERASTPRSDKGQPVEGVPIAEDLRQFSASASPRRSGGRTPDKPPVLGTVGSYWSHTGQAVE, encoded by the exons ATGATGGGTTGCCTTTTGGGTTGTTTTAATGCTTCCAAGCATCAGAGACGCCACAAATCAGCTCAAATCTCTCCGTCCAAGCCTCAA AGCCAGGCCAGAGCTCTTTTACCTGCCGGATCCACAGAGAAAGCAGACTCTGAAGCTCTCATTGAGATCAAAACGGATTCATG TGTAAGTGATGAGAAGCAATTGGAGGAGCTCAGCCGTGGCAAGAAGAAGGTTGCATCTGATTTGAATGTCAAGATTCACGAGGTTTTGCCTgctgttgaagaagaagaagaagaagaagttggagTTGGTGATGTTTGGATTGAGGTAAAAGAGGCGGGCGAGAGAGAAAGCGAATCAGTCTGTCGTTCCACTTCAATAGAATCCAATGGGTCATCTTGTGCTTTGAACAATAGATACACGAATTGCGCAAGTAATGATGACGAGCTTGGACGCACCGACCTCGAAGAAATGGATGTAGAAGAGGACGGTGTCGGAGATGGCGGAGTTGGTGTTTGTGGTGGAGAGATTGCGGCACAAGAAGAATCATCCGAGTCTCTGTTTTCTCTGTCGATAGATTCTAGGAAACATTTCTTTGTCGCTGAAGTTGGGGAAAAGGAGGAGGTTAACAGTCCATTCCCCGTGAAGAGTTCATGCGGAAATGAGCTCAACAGGTCTGCTTTCAACCAGAATGCTCGACTTAGGAGCGAGCACGTCGATGCGGCGCTGAACCCAATTGAAAATCTTCCTCAGCGGAAAGCCGTCACAGGAAGAGCAAATTCTCCAGTAAAGAACCAGGACAAAGAGAATGTCCACAAGGGGCAAGAGGTTCTTTTGTCCACCGGACCAAAGCCCACTTTCACGCCAGCCAATCACCTTTGTAAACCGAGTTCAAACAATTCTAGGTTCGCAGGCCAAGAAATTGCAGTTGATACAAGCCTTTCGAGCTGGTTGGTTGATTCTGAAGCCACGCCCAAGTCCAAATGTAGCAATGACTCGGTGGGAAATTCACCATCAGAAAGAGCTAGCACGCCCAGGAGTGACAAAGGCCAGCCAGTTGAGGGAGTTCCTATTGCAGAAGACCTCAGGCAGTTCTCTGCTTCTGCATCTCCGAGGCGGTCAGGAGGCCGGACTCCTGACAAACCGCCTGTTTTAGGTACGGTGGGGAGTTATTGGAGCCACACTGGGCAAGCGGTGGAGTAG